AAGAGGCTCGATCCACGTGCATAACGTGACATCAATGATCATTCATTCGATGAGCGACGTGATTGAAAGCCAATCCGATATGCTTGGGGGCTAGATCAAAACGATTGTGTCCAACCAAACTATGAATGGAAAGTTGAAATgaacataataaaaaaattggcagAGCTTTCAATTGTACCGGCGATGGCTCAATTCAGACGGCTCAAGGCCATATGACTGAGCCTCAGGCTGCCGCTTCGGTTGTTGCTCTCCGTCATTTCTATCAGTTTTGTGCTTGGTCTCAAACGCTCAGTTTAGCATGTCGGGAGAAAAGGGGGTGCTTCAAGGAAACGGTTTAGGATCCTCTCAAGGACCATAAAGCCATTCAAGGGGGGAGGATGTTTAATGGTTTCGTTTTCGCGTTACCTCGTGAAATGAGTGCCTTGAAATAGgtgtaattttttttcttggagtCATTTCTCATTGGGACACGAATAggcatttgtttttttttacctctGTAGACGCGTGGTGTGATATTTACGAGGCTCATTAGTCCCTGCAGGTTGACTGTAACCACTCGGGTGAAGTAAAAAAGCCAGCCGTAAAGCTTGCTCAATGTAagtcagacagacagacagtcAGGCCTGTCCATTATCATATTCCACTTGAATTATTAAAATGGAATGCTTGTGTTTCCCCGGAAATTTATCGCCAATCTTAGTTTCCTGAAACCAGTCATCTTGGAATCATGCAACTCGAGACCCACAAGGACATCACGCAAATTCTTACGAATGCACGATTGTTTTTGACACGAGTGTTTCGACTGCTGTCTGTGAGCTTCTAATCGCCACATTCTtgggttccatttttttcacagTTTTGGGCGATCCTCGTGTGAACCAGAATCCTGCTTTGCTGGCATTGGGTGTGGTCTTTTATCGTTGGCACAACGTTCAAGCCGCCTTTGTTCAAGCTCAACACCCGAATTGGATCGACGAGGATGTGTTCCAAGCAGCCCGTAGAAGGGTCATTGCCACAATGCAGGTAAGTTCCCATGATAAATGACAAGTCAATCGGCGATGGCAAAAAGCCAGGTTCATAAAATGTGCAAGCTGGCCTAGTTAGGCCATTATACCTAGTACATTAAATTCGATTTATGATCCCTGTTGTGAGATCTTCATACATGTTGAGGTTGGCTTCTAAATCGAGGGCAATCAGTGGATGGAATGACACGAATATTGAATCACCGAAAATGGCGGCCAACCTTGAGAGTATTTATTATGTAGATTGAATTCTTGAATCATTAAATTTTCCAAGGCACATTGGTGTCCATTTCCTTCATTCATCTACTGTATGATTAACATAACTGACTCTGGACAAGGCTCCTGCCCTGAGAACCATGGCTCAACGTCATCGTCATCTATTTCTTTTCGTTCTTTATTCCAGTCGATTATCATGTATGAATATTTGCCGGCCTTCGTTGGCCAAGAGGTGAGCAAGTACGACGGTTACAAAGCCTACGTTCATCCCGGAATCTCGCACGTCTTCCAAAGCGCCGCTTTCAGGTACTACGACAACCTCTCTCTATTCACCACATTGGAATCTCTATCTACATactatatacatacatacatacatacatatgcGTACTTAATACTTCCCCGACCCATGTGCTGATGGCTTATTTATGACCTATGACTGGGGCCCGATGGTCCAGCTAACTCATCAGGCGTGACACCGCCCAAAATCTTGAGTGTCTAGCTATGAATTGGAATCAGAACCCAAAATCGATTTGTACTCTTGCAAATGCTCCTGGAGGGAAGAATGGGCTAGTTCATCGGAGGGTGGGAGGTGAATGGGTATGATGCTAAGGCGATTGGACTTGGATCCTGGGATAAAGATTGTAGGTTGAAGTACGAGACTAATATGGATTTGATTATATGTACTTAATACAGCCAAGGACAGTGTCGTCCAATTCCCCAATGGATTTGTTTATTCTGGGCAGCGATAGAACGCAAATCTTGACTCTGACTCTTGAGCCCGACTGGTAGCCAAGGATTATGAGGTCGTTAATCACTCCAAGGACCCGTTTAATTATAGCCCACAGCTGTATTTAGAATTAGAGATGGAGCTTTGGGTGCCAGACGCTATTGGAACCGGAACAAATGCAGAGACTTCAACGCAAGCAACTATCACATCTCGGCTTGGCAACTTCTTGGGAGTAATCACTTCGAAATCATCATCCAAGCATTTATGAATAAGTGAAGGCGAAAATAAGCCCACATATGGCGGCGAGACGCAATCTGAAAATCTGTAATGGGCCCTCTTGATTTACGAGCTGGTTTCATTTTCTACTGCATTAAAACAATACTCTTAGGCTTACCGCACGGAACTTTGGTGAATGACCCAATGAGgtgtttttttgtactttcaggTTCGGTCACACCTTGATTCCCCCTGGCATCTACCGTCGGGATCGAACCTGCGACTACAAGCCGACCCGAACCGGAGGACCCGCCCTTCGTCTCTGTGCCACGTGGTGGGACGCCCAGGTACCTACCTACCTCCTTGTTGTACACTCATCTAATAGTGGGGggtcaatgaaaatgaaagggatAAATGGGAGCTCAAATCCGGAACGCTCATAAATCGATGCACTCTCAATCGAATGACTCGGGATGCCATGACTAGTTAGCCAAATGTTACTTTCAACCTTTGTTCATGTATTCATGAACGGATGCATTTTCACCCATGGCTTCTTGGGTCTTGACCATATGGCAGCATCCTTAATTGTATCTGGATAGGTAACTAGGTAACACATCCTCCCGAGATGAGGGTGGGGTCATTGGACGACGTGTCCGAACACCAATGCCTGGAAAGTACACAATCGGAATGGTATTTAGCCTGTCCATCatttatccatccatccatcgccGGGTCTCATTCGTGCGCACCAAAAACTCAACTCTCATCTGAAGCGACGCCAATTGACGCATGCCAGTTGTAAAGCTGACTTTGAGCCGCGAGAATCGGTCGCCAAATGGGTAGGCGCGAAGAAGGACGCGATTGTAATTTGATTTATGACAAGTCTGATCGTTCAGATCTGGCGGTTTGTCCGCTTCATGTTTCATGTGTACTACGTTCACTTGTAAACAAACCACCCATGTTCCGTTTACCAATGCGGATATGTGCGAGTGCGGATTGTTTGCGCCATCCCCGAGTTGCCTGAGGAAatggatgatgaggatgacgacgatgGTGATGCGATGATGCCCATTGGGGCTGTCGGGGAGGGCACAAAAGCAATTACTCGGGGCATTAAATGCGTCGATAAAGCTGAAGAAGGCCCTCTTCCAATCATAAATCTCTGGCTCGTTCTTCCTTCCACCGAGGAACAAGCCATTTAATGAGACAGATTGTGCACCATTTGTCGGTCacatactacgtacatactggcacacatgcacacatacacacacatgaGTCCGAATTCTTCCTTGGCGGTAGTTTGGGGGCTGTTAGATCATCAGGTAATGAATGCACTTCACACTGCGTAGTTGGGCCATATGCATTGAATGGattatcccccccccctcctccttcttcttcttcttcttcttcttcttcttcttctcttgaaTCAAGTGTGGATCGGCCTTCTTCAACTTGAAGTACTCGTTCATGTGCAAACACATTTGAGTAGTACTGGTCGCAGTACGAGTACACACGGTAGGGAGGGTGATGGTGTGAGTGGAGAATGTAGCAGATATTAGCCCGGAATGTGCTCCTGGAAGAATGACGAAGAGCATGGGATTCGAAGAACCAAGACTTGGTTCTTCACTATCACACGAAACGTCACCTCATTCGCTCGCTCTGTCAGTTGCGAAATGACAAATGAACCAAACAAGCCCCGAGCAGAAGACATACAGTATGATCGTAAAGTTCCTTCCCCTTGATAACATATGGATGGTTATGCAACTCCTCGACCGATTTATTTGATTTAACAAGATATGGAATTGTTCTTCTCTTCCACGATTCATCTAAATCAAGAGAATAATCCAAGACCTTGAGAACGGGCTTGTGCTTGTACATACTAAACGATTTGTTTCATGCTTttaatgttttacttaaagtAGATGATCTGATTCAATGCACCGGCTTAGCTTCTTAAAACGGCCAAAACGTGCCGTTGAAGTAAATTCCTAGTTATTACCACATCAGTCTTCTTTCTTCTGATATTATGAAAATTTAGCTTTTGATGGTGTCATGGAGAGCAATTTCTAATAAGGCAATTTCGGGTCTTTCATTTCCGTGTCAACCAGAAATGGACAGAACTACGCCAGTATGCTTCGTCACGGCCTGAAATCAACGGGTGGTGGGGGTTTTCCGAGACTCGCCCACATCTTTGGAAATGTCAATCTTGACtacacatttgaaagcaagcaccATTATCTGAAAGACTACATGACGCACTCCTTCGCGAGGGGCAAGGACTTTAGGGTCATAGTGTACGCATATTTGGTGATAGCTTACAAGTAGATATGAATAGTATTAGGAGGCCTGGATCGGCCGTTAAGAGTGAGCGTTGAACTGCGGGCTTGATGTAATTTTGGTATCACTTGCAGTAGCTTGTAATGGCTGCTCTAATTTTCTATCTCTTCTTTAATTGCCGTCATTTGAGGTTTCTTCGAAGAATACAATGCCGTGATCCCTATTCTCTCAGGATGTTCAAGGAAGTTTGAATGCACCACGCATTAATAATTATCAGTGTTATTATttcgaggttttttttgtggttAAGTGAGTTACTACCTAAAGACTGACAAGTGCTGAAGGACAATGCACATATCTTCACGCCTGGATGGTGGAAAAATTggaagatgaaagaaaaaaaacgtgatTGCCCTTGATCCATGTTGAAACAGGATTTAGAATTCCAAAGAGCAATACTATTTATCTGTGTTATCGGCAGTAGCTCGTCCATTATATTGTTGCCATCAAAAGTGTCTCGAATCTCCCACTTGCAACTCATTGGAGCACCCCCCGCTCATTCATTAATTGCATCCATTTCCAGGATGAGATTGACAATAACTCCATTGAGGAAATCATCATGGGTCTCTCAAGTCAATTGGCCGAGCGCGAGGATTCCGTCCTCTGCTCAGATGTAAGGAACAAGCTCTTCGGTCCCATGGAGTTTTCCCGGCGAGATTTGGCCGCTCTGAACATCATGCGGGGTCGGGACAACGGCTTGCCGGATTACAACACGGTTCGAAAGTGCAATAACTTGGAAATGATCCAGAGTTTCGATGAGATCAACCCGAGTCTGAATGCCACCAACCCTGAGATCTTCAAGAAGATGGAAGAGCTCTACAAAGATATGACCAACATCGACCTCTACGTGGGTGGGATGCTGGAGTCCGTGGATGGACCCGGACCCCTCTTCACCAAGGTGATTGTGTCGCAATTCGAGCACATCCGAGATTCCGATCGCTTCTGGTTCGAGAACAAGGAACAAGGGTAAGTGGATGGGGATTGAGGGTGGTTCCTTGTCATTGATCTCTTGTTCTCTCGGTCCCATTTCTAGGATCCTCTCCGATGACGAGATCCAGTACTTCCGGAACATCAAGTTGGTGGACGTGCTCTATGCCACCACGAACATCACTCCATCGGATGTGCAAGACAATCTGTTCTTTTGGCTCAATGGTGACCCGTGTCCACAGCCTGAGCAATTGAATGCCACCACTTTGGAGCCCTGTCCCTTCCTCAAGGGTTACGACTACTTTCAGGTAAGGTTTTTATTGGTTTCTTGGCTTCTCCTTCCTCGAAGCATTGGTTTTGGGGGGCAATGAAAAACGAATTTGACATGTTTACTTGAGCACAGGAATCCAGTTTCAATGGCTTgtgaatgcctttgaaattCAGTCTGGCGAGATTAATAGCCCTTTCATGGGTGTCTCATTCAAGCCCCCCTTTTGGACAGGGGAAAGAAAGGGAGATCGCTTCAGAAGAAAAGAGTCTTCCACCGTGGAATTTTGAGTCCAAACTCGTTATTCGACACTTTCGGAATACTCGAAGTCTCAAAGTCTCGAACGATCCTTGAGTGGACAATTTGTCAGGCTGTAAGAGTGGATTTTCACTTTCTAAAGTACTGCACGTACGTAGAGATACATGAAGACCCGCTAGTATCACTATCTAGCTCTTTAAAATTGCTTGGCTTAGAGCTAGAGGAATTGAGGATGCTCGATGATTAGCGTCGTCTGGTATCGATCTTCCCTTTGGAGACAGACAACCTTGGTCGGAAAAGAATCAGGTTTCGCTCAATCAATCACAATCATGATTTTTCCCCCCTGCCAACGTCTCTGTGGGATGAGCCTCAAGTGATCACACCATTCGCTTGTCTCCATTAAATGAGATCGTCAAATCCGTCCGTATGCCGACTAATGGTTCGCGAGGCTTTTCCCAAAAGAGCCAAAGTTTGGCGGACGATGTTTCATTATGGTTGGCCCCGCAATTGGCCGACTGGCTGGCTTCTCATGGTTGTTAGCATGTTCTCGAGTGTTGTTGAAAGATGAATCTGATGACAAAATGCGGAACCTCGGAGAAATCCGGAACTCGACATCTCGACATGGCGATGGTGAGAAGTTAATGACGAAGTTCACNNNNNNNNNNNNNNNNNNNNNNNNNNNNNNNNNNNNGCGATGGTGAGAAGTTAATGACGAAGTTCACCTTTATCGAATTCGTTCCCGTGGCACCGCCTTCAATTTGATCGTGGCTGACATGAGCATTCAGAAGGCCTAATCGTCCTCGTGCGCGTACTCTATTGGGTTGTGGAATGGTTTCATGACTTGAGGTCGATCGAGAATCACTTGGATCTCGTAATATTTGACGAGGATGATGTCTCGACCCAAACTttatggatggttggatgaaaatgaaaccgAAAGAAATGCTGGTCAGACTTGTGGAAAAGATCCTCGGGTCCAATCCAGTTGGGGATCGTAAAGTCACGACCATCTTGCACCGTTTTATTGAGCCTGCTTGGTATTCCAAGACGAGCTTGGCCTTCGTAGTCATACCGTGCTATACTATGCACTATGTACTATGTAGGTACAATAGGAGGGTTCAACATCGGGCAAGATGTCGGagttttccattttggcaCCCAGATGCGAGTTTCAGGATTCGTGACGAGGATGGCGACTAGACTCCCGGAGTGGCTTGTCTGAATCCAGGATCGCCGAATAAGACCAGAGACAGCATTATGCAAACTGACAATGTCTAGTACCAACATACTCGAGAGTCATCCGGGATTGGCAATCCATCTTGTCACCTGGTCTGTTGCATGATTAAGGGCGCCCTTGAGAACCTAGTCGGAGAATAAGATCACCACCACCTGGCTGAACCCATCCAACAGAAGCCAAAAGACATAGATCATTCCCACCGAGGCTCGTCTTGGATTGGCGTTGTCACAATGAATGAGTCGACGGAAGAGCGAAATTGCCCAAGTGAAATGGAGACATTCGCATAATTTGTAGTGCCAATGAAGATGAAAGGAAGTAGTTGCAAAACGTTTGTTGCTATGGAGTGGTGATAAATACGAATTAGGAAAATGCACAAGGGCTGATTATTAACCAATTGGGTGGGGACGTGCCGTGTTCATTTCCAAGAGGTTCTTCGAAAACACGTCCATCCAGTAGGACTTATGAACATTCAGAGAACATGATTGAGATCATTGGAGTAAATGCAATCGAAATTGCGGTTTACTTGGtttatttttgtcatgaactagagtttttgatcaaaaaggtTGATGCTTCCAATGTTCAGATTGTTTCGTAACGCTTTAAAGAAAGATTATTCTGAGCAAGGATATGATTTGAAGCGATGTCTTGAATATGTGCATTTTTAGGGACATTCATAGAAATGTTGTAATCAAAAACGAGTTGAAAGTAAAAATTTAATGGGTGTTTGAGTTTCCGACGGAGGTAATGGTTCAGTTTTATTNNNNNNNNNNNNNNNNNNNNNNNNNNNNNNACATTCATTTAgatctttgaaaataatttgccCCCTGTTTTCgcaaaatggcatttttaacatttttttcccctgTCTACCTTGATTTACACACGCAAGATTTTCTCACTGATAAAGTTGCGACTAAATCAAAACCCGGAGTTGCCATCTGCCGCCTGGGATTGGGCTGCCCATCATTGATGGATTTATGGTATTGAGTATTCGAAGATATGGATTGGCTTTTGAGTATCCGCATTCGATTGGCCTCGGGGCCCTTGTTTGTAATTCTATTTTGCCGAATCGAACTGGCAAGATTGATGGCTCTTTGATTTTGTCTGTGGTTGCTCGTGGAGGACGCTTGTTTCCCGTTGGTTGGTTTTCACCTTGGCTTCcttcaaaaatggtttcaatACCCAAATCCCTCAAGTCAGGTCTGCTGGgtcgtacatccgccttggccgttGGCTTCcttcaaaaatggtttcaatACCCAAATCCCTCAAGTCAGGTGGTGGAGgtttcttttttatgattGTGCTCAAGTCTGTCACGAAAACGTGTGTCATTTGCATGATATCATCAAATATGTTTGCCAACTCCAAGAGACCAGCCTGGCTGGCAATCTGGTTTTATTACACGTTTGCCGCTCTAAATCCAAGGCCACTCTGGTTTTCTGCCATGTTTATCGGATTCTTTTTCCTGCTGTACATGCGTATGTACGTACCTTCTTCCTTACTTAGGTCTTGCGATGGTGTCTGATTGAGTTCGCTTACCTACTGAAGTGGCCGGTCTCGAATGGGCAATTCTTAAACTAAGGACTTCGTTATGGCGGAGAAGGAGGTAGAGAGGTAACCTTGTGGCATTCCTTCTCCATAATTGAATTTGTCTACATTGTCATTACATTTTATGGGTGCGAGCAAATCCACTCCAGATCATCTAGCTCAGTTTGGCAATCATATCAATTCGTGGATTAAAGAGGCCTGGCCATGTCCATTTAAAGAGTTCTTCGCACTTGTAGATCAGGAATTGGTTGTCGCGGAATCGCAGTATTTGGCGAGTTCACGGCCCGGAATCGGAAATGTAGCATGTCCTCCATTCATATCCACTGATCGGTTAACCCCATCCGCTTTTCCTCCGTCATTGATCGAGGAGACCACCAAACCCCAACGTCATCACCAAGACCATTTGGGCTGGGTTGCGGAGGTCAATATTTTGGTGGGAATGAATTAAAATCTCACCATGGTTTCCTTCAGTCCCAAAATTGGTATGCGTCGTAGTCCCTCTCTCACCAGGTTCGGCCATGAGTGCGCATAGTTTCCGTTGTTTTTTCATGACTAACGCCCACATTTGGCGTTTGGCGATGAACTCGTTCGATTTGAGCCTCCTTTTGAACAGGTTTTACTCATTTGACTTGATCATCCGAGGAGGATGGCGGACAAGAAACGCTTTGGAGTCTCCTTGTCCTCCTTATGCAGTATCTCTGTGtaatatgtgtgtgtgtgtgtcctGATGATCCTCGTGGGCGAGATTGGTGATCCAAGGAGGGGGATCTTTGACTTTGATCTGAACTGAACTTTGAGCGACTCGGGTCCGGTTGACCTCAACTGACAATGAAACCAATCAAGGAGAGCTAATGCAAGACGACGAGCCTCTTGTTCGATGGGATCTGATTTTAAAATGGTGCCTGATTGTTGATTACCAAAAGGTTTAGCTCCAAGGTGGGGAGGAAGGTGCTCAGGTTACAATGAGGTCAATGTTTTATGATCCTAAGGAGGAAGGAAGTGACCGAACTCCTAATTAGGTCAACTAGATTCATGGGATCTTTGGCCAGTAAAACAAGTTGCAATCATATAAAGGGTAAGAGGCTCTTAAAGACGGAACGGGTTTCCAGAGAAATATGACAGGCCAAGAAGGAAGACTTGCACGAGACTTGAACGCCCGGGCATGATATGGAATAAAAAGTGGTGCTGTGGTGTGGCGTGGCGTGgtatacacacatacatacatacatacatacatacatacatacatacatacatacatacaaactTGAACTCGTTAACCTCTGCTCTTTCGGGTTTTTCTCAAACTTGTTCTCGCGAGAGCATTCAAGGAGTATAATTCTATTAATTCatgactgaatttgtcatcgGTCGGAAATTCGATCGGCTTTGATAACTTCCAAATCAAACGACCTGgccaagaaaaataaaatatctgGCTGGATTGAAATGAGGGTTTCATAAACGGTCCATTTTGTAACGCGTTGCCCACCCACATGATTATCATTCCAGTTCCTTAATAACTGGATGGAGCGAACACTTATCCTGTCCTTTATCGACGTATGATGCTTCCGTACTTCTCCTGCCAATGCTCAAGTCTGATTTTTTATGTTCCAGGGAAGTGAGGTTCCATACATCTACGGTTGCATCGTACTATGTGCCATTCCCATGCTGGTGGGTTGTGCCGCATACGGCGTGGTCAAGCTCATGAACTCTCGTCGGAGAAAGATGAAGCAGGACCGAGAAGAGAACAACAACGGCAAAAAGGCCGACAAGATGCACGTGAAGGAATGGCTCCACCAGAGTGCCCGAAGGCCCGTGAAGGTCAAGTTTGGGCCCGATGAAGCGTATCATCTTCTGAACCGTAAGGGCGAGAAGCTCCGGACGATCGTGGTGAAGGCCGTCGAGAGTCTGGTGGTGGAGATCACGCAAGACACGCAGAAGAAGCCCATGGTCTTGGTGCGGGTGCCCAAAGATCATGACCTGGTTCTAGAGTTCAGCACCCCAGCCGAGCGTAAGAAGTTCTTGGGCAAGTTGGAGAACTTCCTCCTCAGTCATAAGAAGTCCTTGGAGACCGTGCCCGTATTCAGGGAGCACATGTTGGCCAATGCAGAAACCAAGGAGCGTCGGAAACTGCGGCTCGAGCATTTCTTCCGAGAGGCGTACGCCCTGACCTTTGGACTGAAGCCCGGAGAGAAACGTCGAGTGGAGGACGCCACCAGCGACGTGATCATGGTGATGAGAACCACCCTGTCCAAGAAGGAGTTTGCCAACGCCTTGGGCATGAAGGAAGCCGACCTGTTCGTCACCAAGATGTTCAACATCGTGGACAAGGACAATGATGGACGGATCTCGTTCCAGGAGTTCCTTGACACGATCGTCCTCTTTTCCAAGGGTCGGACGGACGACAAGCTCCGGATCATCTTCGACATGTGCGACAATGACAAGAACGGATCCATCGACAAGATCGAGCTCAGCGAGCTCCTCAACTCCCTGGTGGCCATTGCGAAAACGCAGAAGCTCTCCGAGAAGGACGTCAACAGCCTCATCAACAGCATGTTCGAGTCGGCAGGCTTCCAAAACAAGGAGTCGCTCTCCTATGACGATTTCAAGACCATGATGAAGGAGTTCAAAGGTGACTTCTTGGCCATCGGTCTGGATTGTAAAGGCGCCAAGCAGAATTATTTGGACAGCACCACCAACGTGGCTAGGTAAGACTGAGAACCCTGAGAACCCTGAGAAAGTGAGTCATTTGAACGAGGTAACAAAAAGATTTGCGTTTCTAATCGGTTTCCAGGATGCAGAGCTTTGGTCTAGAACACGTGGCTGAAAAACGCCGCTCAGGACTGCGAAAACATTGGGACGCCCTGACGAATTTTCTGGAAGAAAATCGCCAACACATCTTCTTCCTATTTGTCTTCTACGTGATCACCATCGCCCTCTTCGTCGACCGATTCATCTGTAAGTGGACCCTTTTTGATCCATGTTAGAATTGGAACACTCGCTTTCTAATCTCGTTTCTTCTCTAGTTTATTCATTCATGTCCGAGCATTTGGACTTGAGACACGTGATGGGCATGGGTATTGCCATCACACGTGGATCGGCAGCCTCACTCTCATTTTGCTACTGTCTCCTTCTGTTGACCATGTCTCGGAATTTGATCACCAAGATGAAGGAGCATTCCCTTCATCAGTACATTCCATTGGACTCGAATATCCCGTTCCATAAGATTTGTGCATGCACCGCTCTCTTCTTCTCCGTCCTTCACACGATTGGTCACTTGATCAACTTCTACCACGTGGGCACCCAACCCTTGGAACATTTGCATTGTCTCTCCAGAGAGCTGAATTTCCCTTCGGATGGCAAACCGACCATTCGCTACTGGTTGTTCCAGACTTTGACCGGCCTCACCGGAATCGCCTTGTACTTGATTGTGATGATCGTGTTCATTTTCGCCCATCCCTTGGTGCGGAAGCGGGCCTTCAACTTCTTCTGGATGACCCATCAACTCTACGTGCTCTTGTACATCTTGAGTTTACTCCATGGTTTGGGACGACTCACGGCTGCCCCTCGATTCTGGCTGTTCCTAGTTGTCCCCGGGTTCATTTACACGGTGGACAAGATTTCCACCCTCCGGACCCGCTACATGCAATTGGACATCCTCGAGACCGTGCTACTCCCTTCGGACGtgatcaagatcaagttcTACCGTCCGCCCAATATGAAGGTCCTCTCCGGTCAATGGATCCGGTTGAGTTGCACCGCCATTCAGCCGGAGGAATTCCATTCCTTCACTCTGACGAGTGCCCCTCACGAGGATTTCCTCTCGGTCCATGTGAAGGCCCATGGTCCCTACACGTGGAAGTTGCGGAACTACTTCGACAAGAATATCAATGATCAGGAGGAGGACAAGGACAATCCGCCCAAAATACGTATCGAAGGACCCTTCGGCGGTGGAAATCAGGACTGGTACAAGTTCGAAATCGCGGTGATGGTGGGTGGAGGTATCGGTGTCACGCCCTACGCCTCGATCTTGAACGATTTGGTGTTCGGAACCTCGACGAATCGGTACTCGGGTGTGGCGTGTAAGAAGGTGTACTTTTTGTGGATC
This genomic interval from Tigriopus californicus strain San Diego chromosome 6, Tcal_SD_v2.1, whole genome shotgun sequence contains the following:
- the LOC131882785 gene encoding dual oxidase-like — protein: MSPSRGKRLVAFGPSPSSSSSEGSTSPRRRSGCLKWTTTTTLCLVIAILIIPRIQAETNDPMRSKAEKQRYDGWYNNLAHPSWGAIDNQLTRKAPASYGDGVYTMNGNGRPSPRTLSQAFMKGKDGLGSLKNRTALSTFFGQVVSAEILMASEHGCPIEMHRIPIDKCDEMYDSKCKGDTFMPFHRAQYDVKTGQSPNSPREQLNRMTSWIDASFVYSTKEAWVNAMRTFRNGTFRMTGDPLLGLPPKNVDRIPLQNNPAPHVLRMLPPERMFLLGDPRVNQNPALLALGVVFYRWHNVQAAFVQAQHPNWIDEDVFQAARRRVIATMQSIIMYEYLPAFVGQEVSKYDGYKAYVHPGISHVFQSAAFRFGHTLIPPGIYRRDRTCDYKPTRTGGPALRLCATWWDAQDEIDNNSIEEIIMGLSSQLAEREDSVLCSDVRNKLFGPMEFSRRDLAALNIMRGRDNGLPDYNTVRKCNNLEMIQSFDEINPSLNATNPEIFKKMEELYKDMTNIDLYVGGMLESVDGPGPLFTKVIVSQFEHIRDSDRFWFENKEQGILSDDEIQYFRNIKLVDVLYATTNITPSDVQDNLFFWLNGDPCPQPEQLNATTLEPCPFLKGYDYFQGSEVPYIYGCIVLCAIPMLVGCAAYGVVKLMNSRRRKMKQDREENNNGKKADKMHVKEWLHQSARRPVKVKFGPDEAYHLLNRKGEKLRTIVVKAVESLVVEITQDTQKKPMVLVRVPKDHDLVLEFSTPAERKKFLGKLENFLLSHKKSLETVPVFREHMLANAETKERRKLRLEHFFREAYALTFGLKPGEKRRVEDATSDVIMVMRTTLSKKEFANALGMKEADLFVTKMFNIVDKDNDGRISFQEFLDTIVLFSKGRTDDKLRIIFDMCDNDKNGSIDKIELSELLNSLVAIAKTQKLSEKDVNSLINSMFESAGFQNKESLSYDDFKTMMKEFKGDFLAIGLDCKGAKQNYLDSTTNVARMQSFGLEHVAEKRRSGLRKHWDALTNFLEENRQHIFFLFVFYVITIALFVDRFIFYSFMSEHLDLRHVMGMGIAITRGSAASLSFCYCLLLLTMSRNLITKMKEHSLHQYIPLDSNIPFHKICACTALFFSVLHTIGHLINFYHVGTQPLEHLHCLSRELNFPSDGKPTIRYWLFQTLTGLTGIALYLIVMIVFIFAHPLVRKRAFNFFWMTHQLYVLLYILSLLHGLGRLTAAPRFWLFLVVPGFIYTVDKISTLRTRYMQLDILETVLLPSDVIKIKFYRPPNMKVLSGQWIRLSCTAIQPEEFHSFTLTSAPHEDFLSVHVKAHGPYTWKLRNYFDKNINDQEEDKDNPPKIRIEGPFGGGNQDWYKFEIAVMVGGGIGVTPYASILNDLVFGTSTNRYSGVACKKVYFLWICPSHRYFEWFIDVLRDVEGKDVTNVLEMHIFITQFFHKFDLRTTMLYICENHFQRLSKRSMFTGLKAINHFGRPDMPSFLKFVQKKHSYVSKVGVFSCGPGPLTNSISSACEAVNKQRKLPYFIHHYENFG